The Neobacillus sp. PS3-34 genome has a window encoding:
- a CDS encoding VanZ family protein gives MLTQFQFKGRKLFASLSYIIFTIYTIFAIYLLFLSPYRQSAHTRFETSGAAYNLVPFKTIHDYIRASDHINFDAWFSNLAGNVLVFMPLGFFLPLLFTKFMTFWRTTLVVMGSTLSVELLQYGLKVGSLDVDDIILNTVGGIIGYIVYKVIYFLFRLFKR, from the coding sequence ATGCTAACCCAATTTCAATTTAAAGGCAGGAAGCTATTCGCTTCACTTTCCTATATAATTTTTACTATTTATACGATATTTGCGATATATCTTTTATTTTTAAGCCCTTATCGGCAGTCAGCCCATACTCGGTTTGAAACCTCTGGAGCGGCTTACAATCTTGTTCCATTCAAAACCATCCATGACTATATCCGGGCATCAGACCATATTAACTTCGACGCCTGGTTCTCGAATCTCGCCGGAAATGTACTGGTTTTTATGCCGCTTGGTTTTTTTCTTCCTCTTCTATTTACAAAATTCATGACGTTCTGGCGCACTACCCTTGTGGTTATGGGTTCCACTCTATCTGTGGAGCTTCTTCAATATGGGCTCAAAGTCGGAAGCCTGGATGTCGATGATATCATCCTCAATACTGTAGGCGGCATCATTGGCTATATCGTCTACAAGGTGATCTATTTTTTGTTTCGTCTTTTTAAAAGGTAG
- a CDS encoding sodium:proton antiporter: protein MDFQGVFIQILILLAISIFVIGVAKLLKQQSSIALVLVGLLLGITNIPFFEASENFITNSEVFHAIIVSLFLPILLGDATLKMDVSHFIEYRRSSLSLAFVGTLLTFVIIGFSVYYFLHLPLLLAFTFAALMSATDPISVVSIFKSLGVSKKLLTVMETESLFNDGVAVVLFKISSVYLLTYIESGIPGIGSGLLLFLQFSIGGLILGALLGYIFSQIIRLFDDFPIEIAFTLLMFFGCYFIAEHFHISGVIAVVVAGLIYGSYGKKVGMSEKTHRNINSFMDTITEIANSLIFLMIGLEIKHIIIPDKWFVIIAALLIVLVARTIAVYASTVFSRKIPSRWKIILNWGGLKGSLSIALALSLPSSFEGRGILLILTFSVVVFSLLVQGLTVKPLILKLGLIKEEGK from the coding sequence TTGGATTTTCAGGGAGTATTTATACAAATATTAATTTTGTTAGCAATCTCCATTTTTGTAATTGGTGTGGCCAAACTGCTGAAGCAGCAATCTTCAATTGCGCTTGTCCTGGTTGGTTTATTGCTCGGCATAACGAATATTCCTTTTTTTGAGGCTTCGGAAAATTTTATTACGAATTCAGAAGTTTTCCATGCGATTATCGTTTCGCTTTTCCTACCTATATTGCTAGGCGATGCGACATTGAAAATGGACGTAAGTCATTTTATTGAATATCGGCGTTCTTCGTTGTCGTTAGCTTTTGTAGGGACATTGTTAACCTTTGTCATCATCGGTTTTTCGGTTTATTATTTTCTTCACCTACCGCTCTTATTAGCGTTTACTTTTGCCGCTTTAATGAGTGCAACGGATCCAATCAGTGTCGTATCCATTTTCAAATCTCTTGGGGTATCTAAAAAATTGCTTACCGTAATGGAGACTGAATCGCTTTTTAATGATGGTGTTGCAGTTGTTTTATTTAAAATTTCCTCCGTTTATCTCTTAACCTATATAGAATCAGGGATTCCAGGAATAGGGAGCGGCTTATTGCTGTTCCTGCAGTTTTCTATTGGGGGACTGATTTTGGGAGCATTGCTGGGATATATTTTTTCACAAATTATACGACTGTTTGATGATTTTCCAATCGAAATCGCCTTCACACTTTTGATGTTTTTTGGATGCTATTTTATTGCCGAGCACTTTCACATCTCAGGTGTAATTGCAGTTGTAGTGGCAGGGCTTATTTATGGCAGCTACGGGAAAAAAGTTGGCATGAGCGAGAAAACACACCGGAATATTAATTCGTTCATGGATACAATTACCGAAATAGCGAATAGTTTAATCTTTCTTATGATTGGCTTGGAAATCAAACATATTATCATTCCAGATAAATGGTTTGTTATCATTGCTGCACTTCTTATTGTCCTGGTTGCCAGGACGATTGCTGTGTATGCAAGCACGGTATTTAGCAGAAAAATCCCTAGCAGATGGAAAATCATACTTAACTGGGGAGGATTAAAGGGTAGTCTCTCGATCGCTTTGGCATTAAGTTTGCCGTCCTCGTTTGAAGGAAGAGGAATTTTATTGATTTTGACCTTTAGCGTTGTTGTTTTCTCTTTACTGGTGCAAGGTCTCACAGTAAAACCTTTAATCTTAAAATTAGGTCTGATTAAAGAAGAAGGAAAATAG
- a CDS encoding Ada metal-binding domain-containing protein produces the protein MFEDKYEIILSKDKEHDGLFYTAVKTTGIYCVPSCPAKTPKKENVEFFYKSTEAEAAGYRACKKCLPQVLGIPWNDYKSCIEIDTPKEFSFEECLVYLNRSDTECLHKVKDGVLYKFIKVEVQDILLKIEMGTERLNVTFLNGIPPKWARAQAAKYIFDLFDLQTDLTPFYKMGAKDPILNNLIEKYYGLRIIKINDLFECLCWAVIGQQINLKFAYTLKKRLVERYGEKLNHEGEEYFLFPNPQTIAALKTEDLQQLQFTSRKSEYIIGIAKQMADGSLNKEALEMETDYEQLKKRLISIRGIGNWTADYTIMKCFHLYHAFPLADVGIHNALKGILGMEVKPSIPEIEKLAKCWIGWESYAAFYLWRWLYD, from the coding sequence GTGTTTGAAGATAAGTATGAAATTATTTTAAGTAAAGATAAAGAGCATGATGGTCTATTTTATACTGCTGTAAAAACAACAGGCATTTATTGCGTTCCGTCCTGCCCCGCGAAAACACCGAAAAAGGAAAACGTTGAATTTTTCTATAAATCCACTGAAGCGGAAGCGGCAGGTTACAGAGCATGCAAAAAGTGTTTGCCTCAAGTCTTGGGAATCCCGTGGAATGATTATAAAAGCTGCATTGAAATTGATACTCCCAAAGAATTCTCCTTTGAAGAATGCTTGGTCTATTTAAATCGCTCGGATACAGAATGTCTTCATAAGGTGAAGGATGGGGTACTTTATAAGTTTATTAAAGTAGAGGTACAGGATATTCTATTAAAAATTGAAATGGGAACGGAAAGACTAAATGTTACATTTTTAAATGGTATACCACCCAAATGGGCAAGAGCGCAGGCAGCAAAATATATCTTCGATTTATTTGATTTGCAGACGGATTTAACCCCTTTTTATAAAATGGGTGCTAAAGACCCGATTCTTAACAATTTGATTGAAAAATATTACGGTTTGAGAATCATTAAGATTAATGATCTTTTTGAATGCCTCTGCTGGGCTGTAATCGGACAGCAGATTAATCTGAAGTTTGCCTACACCTTGAAAAAACGCCTCGTTGAGAGATATGGGGAAAAATTGAACCATGAGGGAGAAGAATATTTCTTATTTCCCAATCCCCAAACGATTGCGGCGCTAAAAACAGAAGATTTACAGCAGCTTCAATTTACGTCAAGGAAATCAGAATACATAATAGGTATTGCCAAGCAAATGGCCGATGGCTCTTTAAACAAAGAAGCGCTTGAAATGGAAACCGATTATGAACAGCTTAAAAAGAGACTGATTTCCATTCGGGGCATCGGCAACTGGACAGCTGATTATACGATTATGAAATGTTTTCATTTGTACCATGCTTTTCCACTGGCGGATGTCGGCATTCATAATGCATTAAAGGGGATTTTGGGCATGGAAGTAAAGCCATCCATACCTGAGATCGAGAAGCTGGCAAAATGCTGGATTGGCTGGGAATCTTATGCAGCCTTTTATTTATGGAGGTGGTTGTATGACTGA
- a CDS encoding DUF3784 domain-containing protein: MREIFTIQLSIALLFILLGWAIRKKKAYWLISGFANRSREEQQQLIENGSPQRTGTLLIATAIGMILLLPLHFTSFKYAMEAQFGFMIVFLLGGLIYLSKYEIAAKRKRSYIFSTSIALVVLIFLGVLSYFGYQEYKLVAGRSTFEVSGMYGDKWKYSDIERIELLEKMPEVTFKQNGFGLSTMAKGYFKVKGYGSSLLFIQKGSSPCVYIKMKKQKIFINGSTAEQTRAWYNVLNRKLAGK; this comes from the coding sequence ATGCGTGAAATTTTTACCATTCAGCTATCCATTGCACTGTTATTCATTTTGTTGGGCTGGGCGATTCGGAAGAAGAAGGCGTATTGGCTGATTTCGGGATTTGCCAATCGTTCAAGGGAAGAACAACAGCAATTAATCGAGAATGGCTCACCGCAAAGAACGGGAACTTTATTAATAGCAACGGCCATAGGTATGATACTGCTGCTTCCATTGCACTTCACATCTTTTAAGTATGCAATGGAAGCCCAATTTGGTTTTATGATAGTTTTCTTATTAGGAGGTCTCATCTATTTATCAAAATATGAAATTGCCGCCAAAAGAAAGAGAAGCTATATTTTTAGTACTTCAATTGCGTTAGTTGTATTGATCTTTTTAGGGGTATTGTCCTATTTTGGTTATCAGGAATATAAGCTGGTTGCAGGAAGAAGTACTTTTGAGGTTTCCGGGATGTATGGTGACAAGTGGAAATATAGTGACATCGAGCGGATCGAATTGCTGGAGAAAATGCCGGAAGTGACGTTTAAACAAAACGGATTCGGCCTATCGACTATGGCAAAGGGTTATTTTAAGGTAAAAGGCTATGGAAGCAGCCTACTTTTTATCCAGAAAGGCTCCTCTCCCTGTGTTTATATTAAAATGAAAAAACAGAAAATTTTTATTAACGGGAGTACAGCTGAGCAAACGAGGGCCTGGTACAATGTGTTAAATCGAAAATTGGCAGGAAAATAA
- a CDS encoding sigma-70 family RNA polymerase sigma factor yields MEDKTLEDLFHEYSSLIYRFILLMVSNREEAEDLTQEVFIRVHKALPQFKGESSYKTWLYTIARNLVYDHCRKKRTINLLKELARLERTEPIPEEILELKEQSQSLYQALLALKLSYREIIILRKIKGYQINETAEILGWTESKVKTTLHRALNALRNELIKKGWKNDDQANFI; encoded by the coding sequence ATGGAAGACAAAACATTGGAAGATTTGTTCCATGAATACAGCAGCTTGATTTATCGTTTTATTTTGCTGATGGTCAGTAATCGGGAAGAAGCAGAGGACCTTACTCAAGAAGTTTTTATTAGGGTCCATAAAGCTCTTCCGCAGTTTAAGGGCGAGTCATCTTATAAAACCTGGTTATATACGATTGCCAGAAATCTTGTATATGATCATTGCAGGAAAAAACGGACCATTAATCTTTTAAAGGAACTTGCCCGTTTGGAAAGAACAGAACCTATCCCGGAAGAAATTCTCGAATTGAAGGAACAATCACAATCCCTTTACCAGGCATTATTAGCGTTAAAGCTTTCATACCGTGAAATTATTATCCTAAGGAAGATAAAAGGCTATCAGATAAATGAAACTGCAGAAATTTTAGGCTGGACAGAATCAAAGGTTAAAACAACCCTTCATCGAGCATTAAATGCATTAAGAAATGAATTAATTAAAAAGGGGTGGAAAAATGATGATCAAGCCAACTTTATTTGA
- a CDS encoding methylated-DNA--[protein]-cysteine S-methyltransferase, translating into MTEQYCGYYKSPIGLLEIICTEDTIVSAMFVEKRKGGDELNPYLEKALLQFDEYFKGERLKFDLFISFNGTVFQNKVWKELLAIPYGDTISYKDLAVRVGNVKATRAVGNANGKNMMSIVVPCHRVIGSNKNLTGYAGGLERKEWLLEHERRIVEC; encoded by the coding sequence ATGACTGAGCAGTACTGCGGTTATTACAAGTCGCCAATTGGACTTTTGGAAATCATTTGTACTGAAGATACCATAGTTTCGGCGATGTTCGTTGAGAAAAGAAAAGGCGGGGATGAATTAAATCCTTATTTAGAAAAAGCATTGCTTCAATTTGATGAGTATTTTAAAGGAGAGCGGCTGAAGTTTGATTTGTTCATTTCTTTTAATGGGACTGTTTTTCAAAACAAGGTGTGGAAGGAATTACTTGCAATCCCTTATGGGGATACAATTTCGTATAAGGATTTAGCTGTAAGGGTGGGAAATGTAAAGGCAACCCGGGCGGTCGGCAATGCGAATGGAAAGAATATGATGAGCATTGTTGTTCCGTGCCACAGGGTAATTGGTTCAAACAAGAACCTGACCGGCTATGCGGGAGGACTTGAGCGCAAGGAATGGCTTTTGGAGCATGAAAGAAGAATAGTCGAATGCTAA